From the Perca fluviatilis chromosome 11, GENO_Pfluv_1.0, whole genome shotgun sequence genome, the window GAAGACTAAAATAACTGAAATGATTCACATGTGAGGAGTTGGAACCAGAGAACCTGAAAAAAGTACTCAAAATGATTAATTGCCTACTATTGCGTATGCTATCATAAAAGTCCAGAGAAATCAGCAAACTCTCATATTGTAGAAGCTGGAACCACagatttgggatttttttttttgcttgcaaATGACTCATCCGATTAATCTATTTTCAAAATAGTTGATGATTAATTTTCTGTCTttgactaatcaattaattggcTAACACATTTCAGTCTTCCTTGTGTTAGCAATTTTAATTCTTAATCATGTGTTTCACTGTTATATATTTCGGTGCTGTCCTGCATTACATTTTGTTAATTAAAACATGAGATACAACGAGAAGTCAGAAATTAAGTAGGCCTAtattaaaacttcaaataaataaataaataggagaCTGGTGGACACAAatcatagtaaaaaaaaaaaaaaagagttaccAAGAAACGCCCACCTTCTTGAACAAAGGAAATCAAAATGATCTGCTGACGTGCTAAGCGGACTATAAGAAGTTAATAAAAATAACTGGACATAATGATAAAATGCAACcaacagcctgctgctctgcGTGAACTTTCTATCAGTAGGCTGTCGAGAGCATCATGTGAGGAATCGACGGCTCCAACTCGCGTCAGCAGGATGTGAAATCCGTCCACatagaacacaaacacacacacacacacacacacacacacacacacacacacacacacacacacacacacacacacacacacacacacacaccaaggatGACACCTTACCTCTTGTCTGCAAAGAGCCGGTAAGCACCACCAACACACAAAACGCCAAATTTATTTCAGATGTCATCTCCTTCGCGGCTTTCCCCTGCAGATCACAATAAAAACGGAGCAGAGCGGGCTCTCCTCAGCGGCTCTGCTTCTTTAGCTCTGAGGTTGTTTCCGTTACGTGATTTGACAGGGCACATCATCAGCGCTAAAAATATCCTGAGGGAGTCGGGCAGAAGAGAGGCAGGGGTGGGGCTGCACGGCAGGCTGCATATGCGGGCGGCGGTGGGAGCAGAAAAGGCTGCACGTGCTTTATCGTAAAGAGCAAAACGCGTCACCGATTTCACTGAATATGTATGTTTTAGGCTACTCTAGCCTACAGCCGTTTCTTTTTCCTGCCAGTGTCACTCACCTCCGCATCTATTCCTCCGACAGTTTGCAGTCGCTGTTGCTCCGCTGCTCCAATCAGATGTCAGTGCGTCAGAGACGCAGTTGTCTGCGCCAGGAGCGCCTGTTGTAGCGCATGTTATAGCTGTAGCAACTGTTACTGTATTCATGTTTACTGTAGGTATAGGCTTGGCGGCAATGGTAGTTTCTAGACATTAACGGTGATAGGTGAATATGTGTCACTGTTGGCTGGTGGTAATGTGAGAACAACTTTTCAGCCCCCACAGAGGTCAGTGTGTCGTCATGCCTGAGCGCACTGCCCACATGTGTACTGTATGGACAGCTGAATGACCCGCTGCGTCCTCTGTCAGCGTGCTTTGACACACTTTAGAGGACAGTGTCTCGTTTtaataactctttttttttttttttcgatcaGGCTTTAATTTCTGAGGGATTTTCAACGACAACGGGGAGACACCTTTACGTTGTGCCAGATGGAGCCTCCAGCCAATCCGGGAGTCAGCCCGGCGGAGTTGGAGTTAACGATGGAGAATGTGGAGTCGGTAAGTTACTCGTCAATAATCAACCACTTCACTGGATGATTGTTTATTGAACTATGTCCACAGATGGAGCTTCGGTAACACCATTCAGAACACGAAAGCTAATTTGAATACATATGTTTGtcaaaaagaggagctgcagcatcaTCTCATAGATGGATATCTTATTTGATAGAATAACTCAAGTAATAGGTTAAAACAAAGTTGGTCAAATAGAAAATGGGGGTTGTTTAATTGTCGTTGGACAGATTGGACAAACTGGACATTTTGTAACATGATACCAGCTATAAGCATATGCTGTCCTAATAATAACTTACACCATGTGCCTTGGATTagttgctataacaacagctatTTATTTGACTCTATTCAAGCAATTAGACATTCAGCATGCATTATTATTCATGCTTGTTGTCTGTGCAACTCAACAATTCAATTAACAACCTGTTACACAATATGCATTTATTGTCATTACTATACCTCCTCAGTCAGGAAATATAAGGGGTACTGATTGTTATTGTGATTTATTACCAAATATGCCGCATCATCAGTACTATCCTTATCAGTTATGACCAAATTACATTTTGTTCAAGTGTTCCCTTTTGTATTggttcttctctcctcctctaggCTCTCTACCAGCTGTACTTTGACCCAGACATGGAGCATAAGAATGTGGCCCAGAAATGGCTGACCCAAGCCCAGGCCTCTGCACAGGCATGGCAGTTCTGCTGGGCCCTGCTTGGCCCTGACAAGGTCTGTTGTGCTTCTGGTCAGACATCTTTACAACTGCACCGTCAACATTTGCAACTATTGCAGTATGCAAGAACATGAGGCATAATGCAGTTAAGAAAGACTGGTTGGATGTCAGAGCTGATTAGAGCTGCAAAACATAAATATTGTGTATATGTCGACAGCATCTGTTACAGTATCTCCATAATGTGAGTCTGTCGCTTTGCAGCTCCCTGAAGTTCAGTTTTTTGGCGCCAGCACCCTCCACACCAAGATCTCCCGTCACTGGAGCGACCTCCCCACAGACCGGCATGAGAGCCTAAAGATGCAGCTCCTCTCCCACATCCTACACTTCTCCTCTGGGCCCAAACTGGTGCTGACCAGGCTGTGTGTAGCCCTGGCTTCTATGGCTCTTAACTTGATTCCACAGGCTTGGTCCCAGCCGGTGGCAGACATGGTGAGGGCCTTCCAACCGCAGAAGCCTGACTCTGAAGGCGGCTCTGGTGCAGAGGCCACCCAGGACCCTCATGCACACTGCCTCGCACTGCTGGAGCTTCTCACTGTACTTCCAGAGGAGTTCCAGAGCAGCCGACTGGCTCACGCTCGTCGTTGCCTGCTGAGGGAGGCCCTGGCTGGGGAGTGGGCGGTGGTGTGTCCCATGCTGCGTCAGCTGCTCCAAAGCCAGGACTCCTCGATCCAGGTGAAAGAGAAGGTGCTCCGCTGCCTGTCCAGCTGGGTGGGGCTGGATGTGCCGTTAGGGGAGAGTCATGAACTGGTCCAGGACTGTTTCACTGCACTGTCCAACACAGAGCTGTTCGACACGGCTGTGGAGACGATAGTCAATGCAATCTCACAACCGGACAGCCAGAGGTGATAAGCACACTGCATCATACATTCATTCAGGTCACAGTCTATTTCCAGGTGTGTGAACCAGAACATGTGTGTGCAGGTACATTGAGGCTCTGGTAAACTTGATGCCTCAGGTGCTGGGTCTCCATGACCAGCTGAAGACAGCAGCTCAGGATGGGGACATGGAAACCTCACACGGTATCTGTCGCATTGCTGTTGCTATGGGGGAAACACActccaggtacacacacacacacacacacacacacacacacacacacacacaccgccatcCTATAACCGGGCCTTAGTGAATGGCTTTCATTTCTTAATTTGGaacaatgtgtttgtgtatgacaGGGTTTTGTTGGAACAGGTGGAGCACTGGCAAGAATATCTGGCTTTGGTTAACATGATTCTTTTTTGTACCGGCATCCCTGGGCACTACCCAGTCAGTGAGACCACCAGCTCCCTGACACTCACCTTCTGGTACACTTTGCAGGTAAAAATCATAAATTAAtgagataaatatatatatttttttacattaaatgtttttttttcttcttttctgttaAATATGCTACTCATGTAACTGCATTAATGCATTAAATCACCAagctttctttctatttttgtCCTGCATGTTCAGGatgacatcttgtcatttgagGAGGAGAAGCAGGCAGTTTACCTGCAGGTCTACAGGCCGGTTTACTTCCAACTGGTGGACGTGCTACTACATAAATCCCACTATCCCTCCCAGGAGGAGTATGCATCCTGGTCTTCTGATGACAAGGAGCAGTTCAGAATTTACAGGTAAGACACAAAACTAAAGGTGGTGTTTAAGGAGCTCTAAAACTGGATTTGACCTCGTTCCTCACAAGAAAGAAAGTCTTTGGATTTGAGTGGACAAAACGTACGTCTGTACCacatttcatggcaattcaGCCAATAGTTGTCGAGACATTTCTGCCAGCGGGGCTTAAGATGGTAGCTATATATATCTCCAAATATGTTTCCACGTCTCTTTTGCATTTCAGAGTGGACATTTCCGACACtctgatgtatgtgtatgaaaTGCTGGGGGCAGAGCTGCTCAGCAACCTCTATGAAAGGCTGGGCAGACAGCTGATGGACCCCCAACAGTCAGCAGTATGGCAGGTAATGTCATCATTAATCACAGATTTTCATTCCATGTACATCTACTATCTCTATAAACTTTTACCTGCACAGTATTTTAcaaagcagattttttttttctccagattCTCTTTCTTACTGTGTGTAACTCTGTATTCCTACCACCTCCTGATTGTGTTTTCTCTTCCCCTCTCTTGACCCAACATacttttttctcctcttcagGACACAGAGGCCCTGTTATTTGGCTTCCAGTCCATAGCTGAGACTATAGATGTGAACTACTCTGACGTTATCCCTGGTCTTATTGGCCTCATCCCCAGAATCAACATCAGCAACGTTATGCTGGCTGACACCGTCATGTACACAATAGGTACATAACAGACACCTGTTTCCTATTGTGTCCCTATTAATATAGTCTcatgactttgttttatttaatgttttacaataaagcagaattttacaaaatacaaccAGGATTATTTATGGCCATAGATGTAAATGTTGCCTTCTGGTCTGCACTCAAACCCATTTACACTCACTATCCATGACATGTACCCCCTTACTGCATTACTCCTGTTGGCCAGGATCCCTGGCTGAGTGGCTGGCTGATCACCCCGTGATGTTGGCTGGCATATTACCAATGGTGCTTCAGGGCCTTGTGAAGGCAGAACTGTCTGTGTCCAGTGTATCCACTCTAAAGAGGATCTGCAGGGAGTGTAGACATGACCTCGGCCCCTACACTCAGGACATCCTGACCGTGTCACAGGTCTGACacgcctttttttttaaacatcggTGTGATTACTGTCTTTGTATTAAACGTcacatattgtaaaaaaaatctttttgcattataaagcaggtcgggTACTCTATACTGTGAAAGAATTAAcatgctcaatccacagagaaatgcacacagcccttATTCAGAAACTGGGCTTTTAAAcaagccgtcaggacttccgtaTGGTTGTGATGTactatgttatatatatatatatatatatatatatatatatatatatatatatatattatatataatatataaggTAGAAGAACATGAccctacagtgccgttacagtcattccccagtTGCAATAACGGTGCAGacacactgaccaatcagaacagACCAGGCTTTTTCGGTAGGAAGGggttaaagagacaggcgctaaaacggagcgcTTCAGACAGAGTACATTCAGTACATTCAGACAGATAGCATGATAACAATAGTTgtattttttgaacattaaagcatgtgaacatgttctagtagagaCCCAAAataagtatgaacctgaaaatgttcCCTTTAACACTTGTGTTCCTCTGCAGGATGTACTGGTAAAAGAAATCCATAAGGTGAGTAAACAGCCTTCAGCATTCACCAGTTCTTCTCTGTTCTGTGAACACAAGTGCACCAAGCGCCTCTCTGAGGACATCATGTataatgtgtgctgtgtgtgtttctgtgtgtctgtgtgcag encodes:
- the LOC120568146 gene encoding importin-13-like isoform X1, translated to MEPPANPGVSPAELELTMENVESALYQLYFDPDMEHKNVAQKWLTQAQASAQAWQFCWALLGPDKLPEVQFFGASTLHTKISRHWSDLPTDRHESLKMQLLSHILHFSSGPKLVLTRLCVALASMALNLIPQAWSQPVADMVRAFQPQKPDSEGGSGAEATQDPHAHCLALLELLTVLPEEFQSSRLAHARRCLLREALAGEWAVVCPMLRQLLQSQDSSIQVKEKVLRCLSSWVGLDVPLGESHELVQDCFTALSNTELFDTAVETIVNAISQPDSQRYIEALVNLMPQVLGLHDQLKTAAQDGDMETSHGICRIAVAMGETHSRVLLEQVEHWQEYLALVNMILFCTGIPGHYPVSETTSSLTLTFWYTLQDDILSFEEEKQAVYLQVYRPVYFQLVDVLLHKSHYPSQEEYASWSSDDKEQFRIYRVDISDTLMYVYEMLGAELLSNLYERLGRQLMDPQQSAVWQDTEALLFGFQSIAETIDVNYSDVIPGLIGLIPRINISNVMLADTVMYTIGSLAEWLADHPVMLAGILPMVLQGLVKAELSVSSVSTLKRICRECRHDLGPYTQDILTVSQDVLVKEIHKSSQCMWLMQALGFLLSALPVEEVLGRLHSLITPHVQQLDTLAQQEPDPTNKQSIIHILGMLSSLFTTLDINRQADSSEGASSPRVTPSQITQNPVVVVLQQVFTLIQTVLSKWLDDSEVVEAVCGVFEKSVRTLLHDFGPMVAQLSEMLGQIYSAFPQASALDLARQMVHIFAGEEHHISNIKNLIEVLTSATLTIFQQGPRDHPDIAESFMHLHAQILKRKPDMFLSDRLDVKGLFYSGILSLKFPETPTVKAATLFFTELLPRCKDMPSLGEVLHRDGKLLTETILQAVGGESPRSLTDHFSEVLLSLNRHCPALLSQWLKETLQTPGFPSAQVSTEQKHTFSQQLLREQTNKRCVKEIVKEFSLLCRGLQGSGYSDY
- the LOC120568146 gene encoding importin-13-like isoform X2, encoding MEPPANPGVSPAELELTMENVESALYQLYFDPDMEHKNVAQKWLTQAQASAQAWQFCWALLGPDKLPEVQFFGASTLHTKISRHWSDLPTDRHESLKMQLLSHILHFSSGPKLVLTRLCVALASMALNLIPQAWSQPVADMVRAFQPQKPDSEGGSGAEATQDPHAHCLALLELLTVLPEEFQSSRLAHARRCLLREALAGEWAVVCPMLRQLLQSQDSSIQVKEKVLRCLSSWVGLDVPLGESHELVQDCFTALSNTELFDTAVETIVNAISQPDSQRYIEALVNLMPQVLGLHDQLKTAAQDGDMETSHGICRIAVAMGETHSRVLLEQVEHWQEYLALVNMILFCTGIPGHYPVSETTSSLTLTFWYTLQDDILSFEEEKQAVYLQVYRPVYFQLVDVLLHKSHYPSQEEYASWSSDDKEQFRIYRVDISDTLMYVYEMLGAELLSNLYERLGRQLMDPQQSAVWQDTEALLFGFQSIAETIDVNYSDVIPGLIGLIPRINISNVMLADTVMYTIGSLAEWLADHPVMLAGILPMVLQGLVKAELSVSSVSTLKRICRECRHDLGPYTQDILTVSQDVLVKEIHKSSQCMWLMQALGFLLSALPVEEVLGRLHSLITPHVQQLDTLAQQEPDPTNKQSIIHILGMLSSLFTTLDINRQADSSEGASSPRVTPSQITQNPVVVVLQQVFTLIQTVLSKWLDDSEVVEAVCGVFEKSVRTLLHDFGPMVAQLSEMLGQIYSAFPQASALDLARQMVHIFAGEEHHISNIKNLIEVLTSATLTIFQQGPRDHPDIAESFMHLHAQILKRKPDMFLSDRLDVKGLFYSGEYHCILVLYTGHSHEFDSISNIGSSFAR